A genomic window from Solanum stenotomum isolate F172 chromosome 10, ASM1918654v1, whole genome shotgun sequence includes:
- the LOC125842612 gene encoding topless-related protein 1-like isoform X12 yields MSLSKDLIFLILQFCNEENLTKTAHMLGQETGFFFDMGHLEALVLGGKWDEIENYLSGFTGVTDSRYSKKMFFEIRKQKFLEALDRQDRKTALEILMKDLQVFAEPNKVLYAEMTQLLTFDDFREHPSLALYGDTLTARNRIMKLLKVVIESSPQFHGRLDFPELTKSRLRRLINQSLNWQHIHCAKPQQEPEIKTLFTDHKCSIPEDQSVTQMPRPSQTISAATPDQSVMQMPRPSQTISAATPDQSVTQMPRPSETTSAANQDQSVTQMPRPSKSISAANPDHRQIFSSSSIVTDDIASASTSKAVQDSGNLSDVNTARDMNEKVLSTTAPCQDQDTSVNLSDDFPKTVERVLTIGANPPTTSDYPTISSSYPTVNYYPTTMDFHPVQQTLLIVGDGGGGVELWDVSSGKMLFRRTLMMWEVEAFSAEFLKSMGEDPRISVNRVLWSSDGSLFGVASSKNIVQLYSYHNNDNHAENHLEIEAHYGSVNDLAFSKPNNQLLVITCGEDKLVKVWNTNNGARQYTFEGHGAPVYSLCAHVKEDVHFIFSTSTNGEIKAWVYENSGPSVSYEAPSKCCMRMLYSANGKRLFSCGTNKDGDSYLVEWNENDGFIERTYLGLGKCSSGVVEFDISRNNYVAAGDSHVIKVWNVNDAQLLTVVNAGGDLPASPYVRFNKNGTLLAVSVDQNSIKILANDGGRIFLQTSLDASTYLSTREIAGNSLSGPANSSPIDGIVPPEKTAESLASMEHHKILGNPSTSKVVQISRCQSLRLPSEVKTNKVCRLAYTQAGNMLVALVADGIHLLWKWSESDSNLTGQTTPKCTPQLWQPRSGQSGVVLKNSLPSSDAGAVSPCIALTNNGFYALSASGGAVSIFNLNLYKKMKSITPPTPAATCIACHPTNNNVIAVGMDDSTIIVYSVRSEEFISRLQGHSKRITGLAFSNTLNVLVSSGADSQIVVWNSTNWEREGSTMLQMSADWLPTEVSETSVEYQRDEKCFLVVHETQIAIYETTKLECVKQWMIKNFCARISHATFSCDSEWIYIVMKDGIILILSASDLSPKYEIDPSTFLTSDLSSHVFPVVVAAHPQNPNQLALGLNDGGVVVIEPSESDGRWCEPPKATTLTNEQPI; encoded by the exons ATGTCTCTTAGTAAAGACCTTATATTCTTGATATTGCAATTCTGCAATGAGGAGAACCTCACGAAAACTGCTCACAT GTTAGGGCAGGAGACAGGGTTTTTCTTTGACATGGGACATCTTGAAGCTCTCGTGCTTGGTGGCAAGTGGGATGAGattgagaactacctttcaggTTTCACTGGTGTCACTGACAGCAgatattctaaaaaaatgtttttcgaGATTAGGAAACAAAAGTTCCTTGAGGCACTCGACAG GCAAGATCGTAAAACTGCTCTTGAGATCCTTATGAAAGATCTTCAAGTGTTTGCCGAGCCAAATAAAGTGCTTTATGCAGAGATGACTCAGCTTCTTACATTCGATGACTTCAG AGAACATCCTTCACTTGCTTTATATGGAGACACATTAACTGCTAGGAACCGCATAATGAAGCTACTTAAGGTTGTCATTGAATCAAGCCCCCAGTTTCATGGAAGACTCGACTTTCCAGAATTAACCAAGTCAAGATTGCGCCGTCTAATTAATCAAAG CTTGAACTGGCAGCATATTCATTGTGCAAAGCCTCAGCAAGAACCGGAGATCAAAACACTCTTCACTGATCATAAGTGTTCCATACCTGAAGATCAGTCGGTTACGCAAATGCCAAGG CCTAGCCAAACCATATCGGCTGCAACCCCAGATCAGTCTGTTATGCAAATGCCAAGG CCTAGCCAAACCATATCGGCTGCAACCCCAGATCAGTCGGTTACGCAAATGCCAAGG CCTAGTGAAACCACATCGGCTGCAAACCAAGATCAGTCGGTTACGCAAATGCCAAGG CCTAGCAAAAGCATATCAGCTGCAAACCCTGATCATCGACAAATATTTTCTAGTTCGTCCATTGTAACTGATGACATAGCTTCTG CTTCTACTTCGAAGGCTGTTCAGGATTCTGGTAATTTATCTGATGTAAACACTGCAAGGGATATGAACGAG AAAGTGTTATCCACAACTGCTCCTTGTCAAGACCAGGATACATCGGTTAACCTCTCGGATGACTTTCCGAAGACCGTTGAACGTGTTTTAACCATTGGCGCCAATCCACCAACGACCAGCGATTATCCAACAATCAGTAGTAGTTATCCGACGGTCAACTATTATCCAACCACAATGGATTTTCACCCTGTTCAACAGACACTTCTGATAG TTGGAGACGGTGGTGGAGGCGTAGAGCTGTGGGATGTTAGTTCTGGaaaaatgttgtttagaagaaCGTTAATGATGTGGGAAGTAGAGGCTTTTTCAGCTGAATTTCTG AAAAGTATGGGTGAAGATCCGAGGATCTCAGTCAATCGAGTCCTATGGAGTTCCGATGGCTCTCTCTTTG GGGTTGCATCTTCTAAGAACATTGTTCAACTATATAGTTATCATAATAATGACAATCATGCTGAAAACCATCTGGAG ATTGAGGCTCATTATGGCAGTGTAAATGATCTTGCATTTTCTAAGCCAAATAACCAACTTCTTGTCATAACGTGCGGTGAGGACAAGTTGGTCAAG GTCTGGAATACTAACAATGGTGCTAGACAATATACTTTTGAAGGTCATGGAGCGCCCGTTTACTCTCTTTGCGCTCACGTGAAGGAAGATGTTCAT TTTATATTTTCAACATCAACTAATGGTGAAATAAAAGCATGGGTGTATGAAAACTCGGGACCAAGTGTTTCTTATGAGGCTCCTAGTAAATGTTGCATGAGAATGCTTTACAGTGCCAATGGTAAAAG GCTTTTTTCATGTGGGACTAATAAAGATGGAGACTCGTACttggtggaatggaatgaaAATGATGGTTTCATAGAAAGGACCTACCTCGGACTTGGCAAATGTTCTTCGGGTGTTGTGGAATTTGATATCAGCAGGAATAACTATGTGGCTGCTGGAGATTCCCATGTAATCAAAGTTTGGAATGTAAATGATGCTCAACTCTTGACAGTTGTCAATGCTGGTGGAGACCTTCCT GCAAGTCCATATGTTCGATTCAACAAGAATGGCACTTTATTGGCTGTCTCTGTGGATCAGAACAGTATCAAAATCTTAGCAAATGATGGTGGCCGCATTTTTCTTCAAACTTCATTGGATGCCTCTACATATCTATCTACAAGAGAG ATTGCAGGCAATTCCCTAAGTGGTCCTGCTAATAGTAGCCCGATTGATGGCATTGTCCCTCCG GAAAAGACAGCAGAAAGCCTGGCAAGTATGGAGCATCACAAGATATTAGGGAATCCGAGCACCTCTAAGGTCGTCCAAATTTCACGATGTCAATCTTTGAGGCTCCCCTCGGAAGTGAAGACAAATAAG GTGTGTAGGTTAGCATATACTCAGGCAGGAAATATGCTTGTGGCCTTAGTCGCAGATGGTATTCATCTACTCTGGAAATGGTCGGAGAGTGATTCTAATTTGACTGGCCAG ACAACACCAAAATGCACTCCTCAATTGTGGCAACCACGGAGTGGGCAGAGTGGGGTGGTTTTGAAGAACAGTCTGCCCAGTAGTGATGCAGGAGCAGTTTCACCTTGCATAGCTTTAACCAATAATGGTTTTTATGCACTTTCGGCATCCGGAGGAGCAGTTTCTATATTTAACTTAAACCTCTATAAG AAAATGAAAAGTATCACGCCTCCTACACCTGCAGCAACATGTATTGCTTGCCACCCGACTAATAACAATGTGATTGCTGTTGGGATGGATGATTCGACAATCATTGTCTACAGTGTCCGTTCGGAGGAG TTCATAAGCAGGCTTCAGGGACACTCAAAAAGGATTACTGGACTTGCATTCTCTAACACACTGAATGTGCTTGTTTCTTCAGGAGCAGACTCTCAG ATAGTGGTGTGGAATTCAACAAACTGGGAGAGGGAGGGAAGTACAATGTTGCAGATGTCTGCAGACTGGTTACCAACAGAAGTATCAGAGACATCTGTCGAATATCAGCGAGATGAGAAATGCTTCCTTGTCGTACATGAGACTCAAATTGCAATCTATGAAACAACAAAGCTAGAATGTGTGAAGCAG TGGATGATCAAAAACTTCTGTGCGCGAATTTCACATGCAACATTTTCATGTGATAGTGAGTGGATATATATTGTTATGAAAGACGGGATCATTTTGATACTCTCTGCTTCAGATCTCTCCCCCAAATATGAGATTGATCCTTCTACTTTCCTCACTTCTGATTTGag TTCTCATGTGTTCCCTGTGGTGGTTGCTGCTCATCCTCAAAATCCAAACCAGTTAGCTTTGGGTTTAAACGACGGTGGAGTAGTCGTTATTGAACCTTCAGAGTCTGATGGTAGATGGTGTGAGCCACCCAAGGCGACGACTCTTACCAATGAGCAACCAATATAG
- the LOC125842612 gene encoding protein TPR3-like isoform X1, giving the protein MSLSKDLIFLILQFCNEENLTKTAHMLGQETGFFFDMGHLEALVLGGKWDEIENYLSGFTGVTDSRYSKKMFFEIRKQKFLEALDRQDRKTALEILMKDLQVFAEPNKVLYAEMTQLLTFDDFREHPSLALYGDTLTARNRIMKLLKVVIESSPQFHGRLDFPELTKSRLRRLINQSLNWQHIHCAKPQQEPEIKTLFTDHKCSIPEDQSVTQMPRPSQTISAATPDQSVMQMPRPSQTISAATPDQSVTQMPRPSQAISAANADQSVTEMPRPSQTILAATPDQSVTQMPRPSETTSAANQDQSVTQMPRPSETTSAANQDQSFTQMPRPSKSISAANPDHRQIFSSSSIVTDDIASASTSKAVQDSGNLSDVNTARDMNEKVLSTTAPCQDQDTSVNLSDDFPKTVERVLTIGANPPTTSDYPTISSSYPTVNYYPTTMDFHPVQQTLLIVGDGGGGVELWDVSSGKMLFRRTLMMWEVEAFSAEFLKSMGEDPRISVNRVLWSSDGSLFGVASSKNIVQLYSYHNNDNHAENHLEIEAHYGSVNDLAFSKPNNQLLVITCGEDKLVKVWNTNNGARQYTFEGHGAPVYSLCAHVKEDVHFIFSTSTNGEIKAWVYENSGPSVSYEAPSKCCMRMLYSANGKRLFSCGTNKDGDSYLVEWNENDGFIERTYLGLGKCSSGVVEFDISRNNYVAAGDSHVIKVWNVNDAQLLTVVNAGGDLPASPYVRFNKNGTLLAVSVDQNSIKILANDGGRIFLQTSLDASTYLSTREIAGNSLSGPANSSPIDGIVPPEKTAESLASMEHHKILGNPSTSKVVQISRCQSLRLPSEVKTNKVCRLAYTQAGNMLVALVADGIHLLWKWSESDSNLTGQTTPKCTPQLWQPRSGQSGVVLKNSLPSSDAGAVSPCIALTNNGFYALSASGGAVSIFNLNLYKKMKSITPPTPAATCIACHPTNNNVIAVGMDDSTIIVYSVRSEEFISRLQGHSKRITGLAFSNTLNVLVSSGADSQIVVWNSTNWEREGSTMLQMSADWLPTEVSETSVEYQRDEKCFLVVHETQIAIYETTKLECVKQWMIKNFCARISHATFSCDSEWIYIVMKDGIILILSASDLSPKYEIDPSTFLTSDLSSHVFPVVVAAHPQNPNQLALGLNDGGVVVIEPSESDGRWCEPPKATTLTNEQPI; this is encoded by the exons ATGTCTCTTAGTAAAGACCTTATATTCTTGATATTGCAATTCTGCAATGAGGAGAACCTCACGAAAACTGCTCACAT GTTAGGGCAGGAGACAGGGTTTTTCTTTGACATGGGACATCTTGAAGCTCTCGTGCTTGGTGGCAAGTGGGATGAGattgagaactacctttcaggTTTCACTGGTGTCACTGACAGCAgatattctaaaaaaatgtttttcgaGATTAGGAAACAAAAGTTCCTTGAGGCACTCGACAG GCAAGATCGTAAAACTGCTCTTGAGATCCTTATGAAAGATCTTCAAGTGTTTGCCGAGCCAAATAAAGTGCTTTATGCAGAGATGACTCAGCTTCTTACATTCGATGACTTCAG AGAACATCCTTCACTTGCTTTATATGGAGACACATTAACTGCTAGGAACCGCATAATGAAGCTACTTAAGGTTGTCATTGAATCAAGCCCCCAGTTTCATGGAAGACTCGACTTTCCAGAATTAACCAAGTCAAGATTGCGCCGTCTAATTAATCAAAG CTTGAACTGGCAGCATATTCATTGTGCAAAGCCTCAGCAAGAACCGGAGATCAAAACACTCTTCACTGATCATAAGTGTTCCATACCTGAAGATCAGTCGGTTACGCAAATGCCAAGG CCTAGCCAAACCATATCGGCTGCAACCCCAGATCAGTCTGTTATGCAAATGCCAAGG CCTAGCCAAACCATATCGGCTGCAACCCCAGATCAGTCGGTTACGCAAATGCCAAGG CCTAGCCAAGCCATATCGGCTGCAAACGCAGATCAGTCGGTTACGGAAATGCCAAGG CCTAGCCAAACCATATTGGCTGCAACCCCAGATCAGTCGGTTACGCAAATGCCAAGG CCTAGTGAAACCACATCGGCTGCAAACCAAGATCAGTCGGTTACGCAAATGCCAAGG CCTAGTGAAACCACATCGGCTGCAAACCAAGATCAGTCATTTACGCAAATGCCAAGG CCTAGCAAAAGCATATCAGCTGCAAACCCTGATCATCGACAAATATTTTCTAGTTCGTCCATTGTAACTGATGACATAGCTTCTG CTTCTACTTCGAAGGCTGTTCAGGATTCTGGTAATTTATCTGATGTAAACACTGCAAGGGATATGAACGAG AAAGTGTTATCCACAACTGCTCCTTGTCAAGACCAGGATACATCGGTTAACCTCTCGGATGACTTTCCGAAGACCGTTGAACGTGTTTTAACCATTGGCGCCAATCCACCAACGACCAGCGATTATCCAACAATCAGTAGTAGTTATCCGACGGTCAACTATTATCCAACCACAATGGATTTTCACCCTGTTCAACAGACACTTCTGATAG TTGGAGACGGTGGTGGAGGCGTAGAGCTGTGGGATGTTAGTTCTGGaaaaatgttgtttagaagaaCGTTAATGATGTGGGAAGTAGAGGCTTTTTCAGCTGAATTTCTG AAAAGTATGGGTGAAGATCCGAGGATCTCAGTCAATCGAGTCCTATGGAGTTCCGATGGCTCTCTCTTTG GGGTTGCATCTTCTAAGAACATTGTTCAACTATATAGTTATCATAATAATGACAATCATGCTGAAAACCATCTGGAG ATTGAGGCTCATTATGGCAGTGTAAATGATCTTGCATTTTCTAAGCCAAATAACCAACTTCTTGTCATAACGTGCGGTGAGGACAAGTTGGTCAAG GTCTGGAATACTAACAATGGTGCTAGACAATATACTTTTGAAGGTCATGGAGCGCCCGTTTACTCTCTTTGCGCTCACGTGAAGGAAGATGTTCAT TTTATATTTTCAACATCAACTAATGGTGAAATAAAAGCATGGGTGTATGAAAACTCGGGACCAAGTGTTTCTTATGAGGCTCCTAGTAAATGTTGCATGAGAATGCTTTACAGTGCCAATGGTAAAAG GCTTTTTTCATGTGGGACTAATAAAGATGGAGACTCGTACttggtggaatggaatgaaAATGATGGTTTCATAGAAAGGACCTACCTCGGACTTGGCAAATGTTCTTCGGGTGTTGTGGAATTTGATATCAGCAGGAATAACTATGTGGCTGCTGGAGATTCCCATGTAATCAAAGTTTGGAATGTAAATGATGCTCAACTCTTGACAGTTGTCAATGCTGGTGGAGACCTTCCT GCAAGTCCATATGTTCGATTCAACAAGAATGGCACTTTATTGGCTGTCTCTGTGGATCAGAACAGTATCAAAATCTTAGCAAATGATGGTGGCCGCATTTTTCTTCAAACTTCATTGGATGCCTCTACATATCTATCTACAAGAGAG ATTGCAGGCAATTCCCTAAGTGGTCCTGCTAATAGTAGCCCGATTGATGGCATTGTCCCTCCG GAAAAGACAGCAGAAAGCCTGGCAAGTATGGAGCATCACAAGATATTAGGGAATCCGAGCACCTCTAAGGTCGTCCAAATTTCACGATGTCAATCTTTGAGGCTCCCCTCGGAAGTGAAGACAAATAAG GTGTGTAGGTTAGCATATACTCAGGCAGGAAATATGCTTGTGGCCTTAGTCGCAGATGGTATTCATCTACTCTGGAAATGGTCGGAGAGTGATTCTAATTTGACTGGCCAG ACAACACCAAAATGCACTCCTCAATTGTGGCAACCACGGAGTGGGCAGAGTGGGGTGGTTTTGAAGAACAGTCTGCCCAGTAGTGATGCAGGAGCAGTTTCACCTTGCATAGCTTTAACCAATAATGGTTTTTATGCACTTTCGGCATCCGGAGGAGCAGTTTCTATATTTAACTTAAACCTCTATAAG AAAATGAAAAGTATCACGCCTCCTACACCTGCAGCAACATGTATTGCTTGCCACCCGACTAATAACAATGTGATTGCTGTTGGGATGGATGATTCGACAATCATTGTCTACAGTGTCCGTTCGGAGGAG TTCATAAGCAGGCTTCAGGGACACTCAAAAAGGATTACTGGACTTGCATTCTCTAACACACTGAATGTGCTTGTTTCTTCAGGAGCAGACTCTCAG ATAGTGGTGTGGAATTCAACAAACTGGGAGAGGGAGGGAAGTACAATGTTGCAGATGTCTGCAGACTGGTTACCAACAGAAGTATCAGAGACATCTGTCGAATATCAGCGAGATGAGAAATGCTTCCTTGTCGTACATGAGACTCAAATTGCAATCTATGAAACAACAAAGCTAGAATGTGTGAAGCAG TGGATGATCAAAAACTTCTGTGCGCGAATTTCACATGCAACATTTTCATGTGATAGTGAGTGGATATATATTGTTATGAAAGACGGGATCATTTTGATACTCTCTGCTTCAGATCTCTCCCCCAAATATGAGATTGATCCTTCTACTTTCCTCACTTCTGATTTGag TTCTCATGTGTTCCCTGTGGTGGTTGCTGCTCATCCTCAAAATCCAAACCAGTTAGCTTTGGGTTTAAACGACGGTGGAGTAGTCGTTATTGAACCTTCAGAGTCTGATGGTAGATGGTGTGAGCCACCCAAGGCGACGACTCTTACCAATGAGCAACCAATATAG
- the LOC125842612 gene encoding topless-related protein 1-like isoform X6, translating to MSLSKDLIFLILQFCNEENLTKTAHMLGQETGFFFDMGHLEALVLGGKWDEIENYLSGFTGVTDSRYSKKMFFEIRKQKFLEALDRQDRKTALEILMKDLQVFAEPNKVLYAEMTQLLTFDDFREHPSLALYGDTLTARNRIMKLLKVVIESSPQFHGRLDFPELTKSRLRRLINQSLNWQHIHCAKPQQEPEIKTLFTDHKCSIPEDQSVTQMPRPSQTISAATPDQSVMQMPRPSQTISAATPDQSVTQMPRPSETTSAANQDQSVTQMPRPSETTSAANQDQSFTQMPRPSKSISAANPDHRQIFSSSSIVTDDIASASTSKAVQDSGNLSDVNTARDMNEKVLSTTAPCQDQDTSVNLSDDFPKTVERVLTIGANPPTTSDYPTISSSYPTVNYYPTTMDFHPVQQTLLIVGDGGGGVELWDVSSGKMLFRRTLMMWEVEAFSAEFLKSMGEDPRISVNRVLWSSDGSLFGVASSKNIVQLYSYHNNDNHAENHLEIEAHYGSVNDLAFSKPNNQLLVITCGEDKLVKVWNTNNGARQYTFEGHGAPVYSLCAHVKEDVHFIFSTSTNGEIKAWVYENSGPSVSYEAPSKCCMRMLYSANGKRLFSCGTNKDGDSYLVEWNENDGFIERTYLGLGKCSSGVVEFDISRNNYVAAGDSHVIKVWNVNDAQLLTVVNAGGDLPASPYVRFNKNGTLLAVSVDQNSIKILANDGGRIFLQTSLDASTYLSTREIAGNSLSGPANSSPIDGIVPPEKTAESLASMEHHKILGNPSTSKVVQISRCQSLRLPSEVKTNKVCRLAYTQAGNMLVALVADGIHLLWKWSESDSNLTGQTTPKCTPQLWQPRSGQSGVVLKNSLPSSDAGAVSPCIALTNNGFYALSASGGAVSIFNLNLYKKMKSITPPTPAATCIACHPTNNNVIAVGMDDSTIIVYSVRSEEFISRLQGHSKRITGLAFSNTLNVLVSSGADSQIVVWNSTNWEREGSTMLQMSADWLPTEVSETSVEYQRDEKCFLVVHETQIAIYETTKLECVKQWMIKNFCARISHATFSCDSEWIYIVMKDGIILILSASDLSPKYEIDPSTFLTSDLSSHVFPVVVAAHPQNPNQLALGLNDGGVVVIEPSESDGRWCEPPKATTLTNEQPI from the exons ATGTCTCTTAGTAAAGACCTTATATTCTTGATATTGCAATTCTGCAATGAGGAGAACCTCACGAAAACTGCTCACAT GTTAGGGCAGGAGACAGGGTTTTTCTTTGACATGGGACATCTTGAAGCTCTCGTGCTTGGTGGCAAGTGGGATGAGattgagaactacctttcaggTTTCACTGGTGTCACTGACAGCAgatattctaaaaaaatgtttttcgaGATTAGGAAACAAAAGTTCCTTGAGGCACTCGACAG GCAAGATCGTAAAACTGCTCTTGAGATCCTTATGAAAGATCTTCAAGTGTTTGCCGAGCCAAATAAAGTGCTTTATGCAGAGATGACTCAGCTTCTTACATTCGATGACTTCAG AGAACATCCTTCACTTGCTTTATATGGAGACACATTAACTGCTAGGAACCGCATAATGAAGCTACTTAAGGTTGTCATTGAATCAAGCCCCCAGTTTCATGGAAGACTCGACTTTCCAGAATTAACCAAGTCAAGATTGCGCCGTCTAATTAATCAAAG CTTGAACTGGCAGCATATTCATTGTGCAAAGCCTCAGCAAGAACCGGAGATCAAAACACTCTTCACTGATCATAAGTGTTCCATACCTGAAGATCAGTCGGTTACGCAAATGCCAAGG CCTAGCCAAACCATATCGGCTGCAACCCCAGATCAGTCTGTTATGCAAATGCCAAGG CCTAGCCAAACCATATCGGCTGCAACCCCAGATCAGTCGGTTACGCAAATGCCAAGG CCTAGTGAAACCACATCGGCTGCAAACCAAGATCAGTCGGTTACGCAAATGCCAAGG CCTAGTGAAACCACATCGGCTGCAAACCAAGATCAGTCATTTACGCAAATGCCAAGG CCTAGCAAAAGCATATCAGCTGCAAACCCTGATCATCGACAAATATTTTCTAGTTCGTCCATTGTAACTGATGACATAGCTTCTG CTTCTACTTCGAAGGCTGTTCAGGATTCTGGTAATTTATCTGATGTAAACACTGCAAGGGATATGAACGAG AAAGTGTTATCCACAACTGCTCCTTGTCAAGACCAGGATACATCGGTTAACCTCTCGGATGACTTTCCGAAGACCGTTGAACGTGTTTTAACCATTGGCGCCAATCCACCAACGACCAGCGATTATCCAACAATCAGTAGTAGTTATCCGACGGTCAACTATTATCCAACCACAATGGATTTTCACCCTGTTCAACAGACACTTCTGATAG TTGGAGACGGTGGTGGAGGCGTAGAGCTGTGGGATGTTAGTTCTGGaaaaatgttgtttagaagaaCGTTAATGATGTGGGAAGTAGAGGCTTTTTCAGCTGAATTTCTG AAAAGTATGGGTGAAGATCCGAGGATCTCAGTCAATCGAGTCCTATGGAGTTCCGATGGCTCTCTCTTTG GGGTTGCATCTTCTAAGAACATTGTTCAACTATATAGTTATCATAATAATGACAATCATGCTGAAAACCATCTGGAG ATTGAGGCTCATTATGGCAGTGTAAATGATCTTGCATTTTCTAAGCCAAATAACCAACTTCTTGTCATAACGTGCGGTGAGGACAAGTTGGTCAAG GTCTGGAATACTAACAATGGTGCTAGACAATATACTTTTGAAGGTCATGGAGCGCCCGTTTACTCTCTTTGCGCTCACGTGAAGGAAGATGTTCAT TTTATATTTTCAACATCAACTAATGGTGAAATAAAAGCATGGGTGTATGAAAACTCGGGACCAAGTGTTTCTTATGAGGCTCCTAGTAAATGTTGCATGAGAATGCTTTACAGTGCCAATGGTAAAAG GCTTTTTTCATGTGGGACTAATAAAGATGGAGACTCGTACttggtggaatggaatgaaAATGATGGTTTCATAGAAAGGACCTACCTCGGACTTGGCAAATGTTCTTCGGGTGTTGTGGAATTTGATATCAGCAGGAATAACTATGTGGCTGCTGGAGATTCCCATGTAATCAAAGTTTGGAATGTAAATGATGCTCAACTCTTGACAGTTGTCAATGCTGGTGGAGACCTTCCT GCAAGTCCATATGTTCGATTCAACAAGAATGGCACTTTATTGGCTGTCTCTGTGGATCAGAACAGTATCAAAATCTTAGCAAATGATGGTGGCCGCATTTTTCTTCAAACTTCATTGGATGCCTCTACATATCTATCTACAAGAGAG ATTGCAGGCAATTCCCTAAGTGGTCCTGCTAATAGTAGCCCGATTGATGGCATTGTCCCTCCG GAAAAGACAGCAGAAAGCCTGGCAAGTATGGAGCATCACAAGATATTAGGGAATCCGAGCACCTCTAAGGTCGTCCAAATTTCACGATGTCAATCTTTGAGGCTCCCCTCGGAAGTGAAGACAAATAAG GTGTGTAGGTTAGCATATACTCAGGCAGGAAATATGCTTGTGGCCTTAGTCGCAGATGGTATTCATCTACTCTGGAAATGGTCGGAGAGTGATTCTAATTTGACTGGCCAG ACAACACCAAAATGCACTCCTCAATTGTGGCAACCACGGAGTGGGCAGAGTGGGGTGGTTTTGAAGAACAGTCTGCCCAGTAGTGATGCAGGAGCAGTTTCACCTTGCATAGCTTTAACCAATAATGGTTTTTATGCACTTTCGGCATCCGGAGGAGCAGTTTCTATATTTAACTTAAACCTCTATAAG AAAATGAAAAGTATCACGCCTCCTACACCTGCAGCAACATGTATTGCTTGCCACCCGACTAATAACAATGTGATTGCTGTTGGGATGGATGATTCGACAATCATTGTCTACAGTGTCCGTTCGGAGGAG TTCATAAGCAGGCTTCAGGGACACTCAAAAAGGATTACTGGACTTGCATTCTCTAACACACTGAATGTGCTTGTTTCTTCAGGAGCAGACTCTCAG ATAGTGGTGTGGAATTCAACAAACTGGGAGAGGGAGGGAAGTACAATGTTGCAGATGTCTGCAGACTGGTTACCAACAGAAGTATCAGAGACATCTGTCGAATATCAGCGAGATGAGAAATGCTTCCTTGTCGTACATGAGACTCAAATTGCAATCTATGAAACAACAAAGCTAGAATGTGTGAAGCAG TGGATGATCAAAAACTTCTGTGCGCGAATTTCACATGCAACATTTTCATGTGATAGTGAGTGGATATATATTGTTATGAAAGACGGGATCATTTTGATACTCTCTGCTTCAGATCTCTCCCCCAAATATGAGATTGATCCTTCTACTTTCCTCACTTCTGATTTGag TTCTCATGTGTTCCCTGTGGTGGTTGCTGCTCATCCTCAAAATCCAAACCAGTTAGCTTTGGGTTTAAACGACGGTGGAGTAGTCGTTATTGAACCTTCAGAGTCTGATGGTAGATGGTGTGAGCCACCCAAGGCGACGACTCTTACCAATGAGCAACCAATATAG